A stretch of Castanea sativa cultivar Marrone di Chiusa Pesio chromosome 2, ASM4071231v1 DNA encodes these proteins:
- the LOC142623673 gene encoding putative disease resistance protein At5g66900, with amino-acid sequence MPLDVAGAALGAAFGEGFTVLHNTVTDVVSKARMFKPILKRLASTLDRLVPTVDAIKRLSDQLELPERETKRLMEQMEEGAKLISECLKIRWWNYVFKVKYSPKLEDLDKEISRFCQLDLQALCTRNGLRTLEMVNSINKKMDSFRGVETPRGLSGVFGPQDLTVGLDMPIKELKTLLLKEEVKLLLLTAPGGCGKTTLVKMLCQDKEIKDTFKENILFVNVSKAPNVKVIVQILFSRKGLQPTFEIQSDEDAIEQLQQLLEDIGSDPILLILDDVWLGSESLPEKFGFKIPNYKIMVTSRTAFPRFKFRYNLNPLNDKDAMTLFRHSASLQDGCSNIPEEDIKKIAKGCGGLPLALKVIGSSLCGRSEEEWHCRLTKWSGGQFFCSSDTELLGQLQKSLEFQDDKVIRDCFMDLGSFPEDQRIHAAALIDMWAELYELDEDGIDAIANLQELTTRNLANLVMARKDASEVKSYYNEDFVTQHDILRELAMHESSQEPIEQRARLIMNISENKLPKWWTEQKQQLINARLLSISTDELFSSSWCNIQAPKVEVLVLNFQTKNYTLPEFVEKMDELKVLIVANYGFFHAKISNFQLLGSLLNLKRIRLEKVSISSLCKTHVPLKSLKKISLFMCNIDKAFENCTIQVSNALPNLTEISIDYCIDLVELPIGLCDIFHLRKLSITNCHKLAALPEGTGKLVNLEVLRFRSCTNLSELPESIRGLSKLRILDISDCLSISKLPKQIGELCNLKVLNMKGCLSLRNPLPESTIDLEQLMLVVCDKERAKLWEPIKEFLTELKVEVAEIDINLNWLPI; translated from the exons ATGCCTTTGGACGTTGCAGGGGCTGCTCTTGGGGCAGCATTTGGAGAGGGCTTTACAGTGTTACATAACACAGTTACGGATGTGGTAAGCAAAGCCCGTATGTTCAAACCCATTCTTAAACGCCTCGCATCCACGCTAGATCGTTTGGTGCCTACGGTCGATGCAATAAAACGATTAAGCGATCAACTTGAACTCCCAGAAAGGGAAACAAAGAGATTGATGGAACAAATGGAAGAGGGAGCGAAGCTGATTAGCGAGTGCTTGAAAATCCGGTGGTGGAACTACGTTTTCAAAGTCAAATACTCTCCCAAACTTGAAGATTTGGACAAAGAAATCTCCAGGTTCTGTCAGCTTGATTTGCAAGCACTGTGCACAAGGAATGGGTTGAGGACTTTAGAAATGGTGAACAGTATAAACAAGAAAATGGATTCGTTCAGGGGCGTGGAGACACCAAGGGGGTTGAGCGGGGTTTTTGGACCCCAAGATTTAACTGTTGGGTTGGATATGCCAATAAAGGAGTTGAAGACGCTGCTGTTGAAGGAGGAGGTGAAGCTGCTTCTATTGACTGCTCCTGGAGGATGTGGTAAAACAACTTTGGTGAAAATGCTCTGTCAGGATAAAGAAATTAAGG ACACATTTAAGGAAAATATTCTCTTTGTCAACGTTTCAAAAGCTCCCAACGTGAAGGTCATTGTACAAATCCTATTTAGTCGTAAGGGTTTGCAGCCAacgtttgaaattcaaagtgaTGAAGATGCAATCGAACAACTGCAACAACTGCTGGAAGATATTGGATCTGATCCTATATTGTTAATCCTAGATGATGTCTGGCTTGGATCAGAATCCCTTCCTGAAAAGTTTGGGTTTAAGATTCCAAATTACAAGATTATGGTTACTTCAAGAACTGCATTTCCAAGATTTAAATTTAGATATAACTTAAACCCGCTAAATGACAAAGATGCAATGACTCTTTTTCGTCACTCAGCATCCCTGCAAGATGGGTGCTCTAACATTCCTGAAGAAGATATCAAAAAG ATAGCAAAAGGCTGTGGGGGGCTCCCACTAGCTCTTAAAGTGATTGGAAGCTCACTGTGTGGGCGGTCTGAAGAGGAATGGCACTGTAGACTAACGAAATGGTCTGGTGGTCAATTTTTTTGCAGTTCTGATACTGAGCTGCTTGGTCAACTTCAAAAAAGCCTAGAATTTCAAGATGACAAGGTCATCAGAGACTGTTTCATGGACCTAGGTTCATTTCCTGAAGACCAAAGGATCCATGCTGCTGCCCTCATAGATATGTGGGCAGAATTATATGAATTAGACGAAGATGGCATCGATGCCATTGCCAATTTGCAAGAACTCACTACTCGGAATTTGGCTAATCTTGTCATGGCAAG AAAAGACGCCAGTGAGGTCAAAAGCTATTACAATGAAGACTTTGTCACGCAGCATGATATTCTTAGAGAGCTTGCTATGCATGAGAGCAGTCAGGAACCTATAGAACAAAGGGCAAGGCTGATTATGAACATAAGTGAAAACAAACTACCAAAGTGGTGGACGGAACAGAAACAACAACTCATTAATGCTCGCTTATTATCAATATCAACTG ATGAATTGTTCTCGTCGAGTTGGTGCAACATTCAAGCACCCAAAGTCGAGGTTCTAGTTCTGAATTTTCAAACAAAGAATTACACCTTACCTGAATTTGTGGAGAAAATGGATGAACTCAAGGTTTTGATAGTTGCTAATTATGGTTTCTTTCATGCCAAAATAAGCAATTTTCAACTGCTCGGGTCTCTTCTCAATTTAAAGAGAATAAGATTAGAGAAGGTTTCAATTTCTTCCCTTTGCAAGACCCATGTACCATTGAAGAGTTTGAAGAAAATATCCTTGTTTATGTGTAATATTGATAAGGCTTTTGAGAACTGTACTATCCAGGTTTCAAATGCATTGCCAAATCTAACAGAGATAAGCATTGACTATTGCATTGATTTGGTGGAATTGCCTATTGGGCTGTGTGATATTTTCCACCTAAGAAAACTCAGCATCACCAATTGTCATAAGTTGGCAGCACTACCTGAAGGAACTGGAAAGCTAGTGAATTTAGAAGTGCTAAGGTTTAGGTCTTGTACTAATTTGTCAGAGTTGCCAGAGTCGATCAGAGGCCTCAGTAAATTACGCATTCTTGACATATCTGACTGCCTAAGCATTAGCAAGTTGCCAAAACAGATTGGTGAGTTGTGTAATTTAAAAGTTCTCAATATGAAAGGTTGCTTGAGTTTGCGTAATCCATTGCCAGAATCAACAATAGATCTTGAGCAGTTAATGCTTGTGGTTTGTGACAAAGAGAGGGCCAAGTTATGGGAGCCGATCAAGGAATTCCTCACTGAGCTTAAAGTGGAGGTGGCTGAAATAGATATCAATTTGAACTGGCTTCCCATATAA
- the LOC142624494 gene encoding putative disease resistance protein At5g66900 yields MPLDYAGAALGAAFGEGFADFRVVVKYVVDRARLFKPILKRLESTLDRLVPTVIEIGRLSEQLTLPEVETKSLIEHMKKGENLVRKCSTIPWWNYLFKVYYSPKLKELEDEIVRFCQVDLQVHNTRNGLRTLETVISISKRMGSFRVVETPTGSSHGVAGRQDLKVGLDMPIKELKTLLLKKEVQLLLLTAPGGCGKTTLVKLLCQDEEIKGKFKENILFVTVSKTPNVKLIVQSLFNYKSLWLGFQFQSDEDAIDSLPQLLNHIGPDPILLILDDVWLGSESLPEKFKFDIPDYKILVTSRTAFPRFEFTYHLKPLNDGDAMTLFRHSASLKEGSSYIPPEEDIRKIVRGCAGFPLVLKVIGGSLCRQKAEVWHSRLMNWSDGQFFFNSDTVLLDKLQNSLEFPDDKVIFKNCFMDLGSFPEDQRIPAAAFIDMWAELYELDEDGIQAIANLQELTNRNLASLVMSRKDASEVNNYYNEDFVTQHDILRELAMYQSSQGLREQRQRLIINISKNNPPKWWTEQKQQLFNARLLSISTDEFFLSNWCNIQAPKVEVLVLNFQTQNYTLPKFMEKMDELKVLIINNYGFFHSEISNFQLLGSLPNLKRIRLEKVSISSLCKTYAPLKTVKKISLFMCNIGKAFENCTIQVSDVLPNLTEINIDYCNDLEELPVGLCDIVPLKKLSITNCHKLFALPEEIGKLVNLEVLRLRSCTDLLELPDSIRSLYKLSILDISNCLSIMKLPKHIGEMCNLKELNMKGCLRLRTQFPESIMDLKQLKLVVCDEERARLWDPIKEFLSDLEVLVAEKDINLNWLPK; encoded by the exons ATGCCTTTGGACTATGCAGGGGCTGCTCTAGGGGCAGCATTTGGAGAGGGCTTTGCGGATTTCCGTGTTGTAGTTAAGTATGTGGTAGACAGAGCCCGTTTGTTCAAACCCATTCTTAAACGCCTCGAATCCACGTTAGATCGTCTGGTGCCAACGGTCATCGAAATAGGACGATTAAGCGAACAACTTACGCTCCCAGAAGTGGAAACAAAGAGCTTGattgaacatatgaaaaagggagagaacctGGTTCGCAAGTGCTCGACAATCCCTTGGTGGAACTACCTTTTCAAAGTATATTACTCCCCAAAGCTTAAAGAGTTGGAAGACGAAATCGTCAGGTTCTGTCAGGTTGATTTGCAAGTACATAACACAAGGAATGGGTTGAGGACTTTGGAAACGGTGATCAGTATTAGCAAGAGAATGGGTTCGTTCAGGGTCGTGGAGACACCAACTGGGTCGAGCCACGGGGTTGCTGGACGCCAAGATTTAAAAGTTGGGTTGGATATGCCAATAAAGGAGTTGAAGACGCTGCTGTTGAAGAAGGAGGTGCAGCTGCTTCTATTGACTGCTCCTGGAGGATGTGGGAAAACCACATTGGTGAAACTGCTTTGTCAGGATGAAGAAATTAAGG GCaaatttaaggaaaatattCTCTTCGTCACTGTCTCAAAAACTCCCAACGTGAAGCTCATTGTACAAAGCCTATTTAATTATAAGAGTTTGTGGCTTGGGTTTCAATTTCAAAGTGATGAAGATGCAATTGACAGTCTACCTCAATTGCTGAATCATATTGGACCTGATCCTATATTATTGATCCTGGATGATGTCTGGCTTGGATCAGAATCCCTTCCTGAGaagtttaagtttgatattcCAGATTACAAGATTTTGGTTACATCAAGAACTGCATTTCCAAGATTTGAATTTACATATCACTTAAAACCGCTAAATGATGGAGATGCGATGACTCTTTTTCGTCACTCAGCATCCCTGAAAGAGGGGAGCTCTTATATTCCACCAGAAGAAGATATCAGAAAG ATAGTAAGAGGTTGTGCGGGGTTCCCACTGGTCCTCAAAGTGATTGGTGGCTCACTGTGTAGGCAAAAGGCAGAAGTATGGCACAGTAGACTAATGAATTGGTCTGatggtcaattttttttcaattctgatACTGTGCTGCTTGATAAGCTTCAAAATAGTTTAGAATTTCCAGATGACAAGGTCATCTTCAAAAACTGTTTCATGGACCTTGGTTCATTTCCTGAAGACCAAAGGATCCCTGCTGCTGCCTTCATTGATATGTGGGCAGAATTATATGAACTAGATGAAGATGGCATCCAAGCCATTGCCAATTTGCAAGAACTCACCAATCGGAATTTGGCTAGCCTTGTGATGTCAAG GAAAGATGCAAGTGAGGTCAATAACTATTACAATGAAGACTTTGTCACACAACATGATATTCTTAGAGAGCTTGCTATGTATCAGAGCAGCCAGGGGCTTAGAGAACAAAGGCAAAGATTGATTATCAACATAAGTAAAAACAATCCACCAAAGTGGTGGACGGAACAAAAACAGCAACTCTTTAATGCTCGCTTATTATCTATCTCAACTG ATGAATTTTTCTTGTCAAATTGGTGCAACATTCAAGCACCCAAAGTTGAGGTTCTAGTTCTAAATTTTCAGACACAGAATTATACCTTACCTAAGTTTATGGAGAAAATGGATGAACTCAAGGTTTTGATAATCAATAATTATGGTTTCTTTCATTCTGAAATAAGCAATTTTCAACTGCTTGGGTCTTTACCAAATTTAAAGAGAATTAGATTAGAGAAGGTTTCAATTTCTTCCCTTTGCAAGACCTATGCACCATTGAAGACTGTGAAAAAAATATCCTTGTTTATGTGTAATATTGGCAAGGCTTTTGAGAATTGTACTATCCAAGTTTCAGATGTATTGCCAAATTTGACGGAGATAAATATTGATTATTGCAATGATCTAGAAGAATTGCCTGTTGGGCTATGCGATATTGTCCCCCTCAAAAAACTCAGCATCACCAATTGTCATAAGTTGTTTGCATTGCCAGAAGAAATTGGAAAGTTGGTGAATTTAGAAGTGTTAAGGCTTAGGTCATGTACTGATTTGTTAGAGCTACCAGATTCAATCAGAAGCCTCTATAAGTTAAGCATTCTAGACATATCTAACTGCCTAAGCATTATGAAATTGCCAAAACACATTGGTGAGATGTGTAATTTAAAAGAGCTCAACATGAAAGGGTGCTTGAGATTGCGTACTCAGTTTCCAGAATCAATAATGGATCTTAAGCAATTAAAGCTTGTGGTATGTGATGAAGAGAGGGCCAGGTTATGGGATCCAATCAAGGAATTCCTCTCTGATCTTGAAGTATTGGTGGCTGAAAAAGATATTAACTTGAATTGGCTTCCCAAATGA
- the LOC142625409 gene encoding putative disease resistance protein At5g66900, producing the protein MGTTSEVGFSDSVGFCDAFSVTHRDARKVKDASEVNSYYNDDFVTQHYILRELAMHQSSQESEEQRPRLIMNISGNNLPKWWMEQKQLLINARLLSISTDESFLCSWCNIQAPNVEVLVLNFQTKKYTLPKFVEKMDELMVLIVTNYGFFHTEISNFQLLGSLPKLKRLGLQKVSISSLCKTLVPLKSLKKISLFMCNIGMAFENCTIQLSNALPNLIEIRIDYCNDLVELLVGLCYIVLLKNSTSPIVISCLHYLKELESW; encoded by the exons ATGGGGACAACAAGTGAAGTGGGCTTCTCAGATTCAGTTGGTTTTTGTGATGCTTTCTCTGTCACTCACCGTGATGCAAGGAAGGT GAAAGATGCAAGTGAGGTCAACAGCTATTACAATGATGACTTTGTAACACAGCATTACATTCTTAGAGAGCTTGCTATGCATCAGAGCAGCCAGGAGTCTGAGGAACAAAGGCCAAGATTGATTATGAACATAAGTGGAAACAATCTGCCAAAGTGGTGGATGGAACAGAAACAACTCCTCATCAATGCACGCTTATTATCTATCTCAACTG ATGAATCATTCTTGTGCAGCTGGTGCAACATTCAAGCACCGAATGTTGAGGTTTTAGttctaaattttcaaacaaagaaATACACCTTACCTAAGTTTGTGGAGAAAATGGATGAACTCATGGTTTTGATAGTCACTAATTATGGTTTCTTTCATACTGAAATAAGCAATTTTCAACTACTTGGGTCTCTACCCAAATTAAAGAGACTTGGATTACAGAAGGTTTCAATTTCTTCCCTTTGCAAGACCCTTGTACCATTGAAGAGTTTgaagaaaatatcattgtttATGTGTAATATTGGTATGGCTTTTGAGAACTGTACTATTCAACTTTCAAATGCTTTGCCAAATCTAATAGAGATACGCATTGACTATTGTAATGATCTAGTGGAATTGCTTGTGGGGCTGTGTTATATTGTCCTCCTAAAAAACTCAACATCACCAATTGTCATAAGTTGTCTGCATTACCTAAAGGAATTGGAAAGCTGGTGA